CTGGCCCTCAAGCTGCTGCCCATCGCGGTGGTCTTTTTGATCCTGTACCCCTACACCAAGCGCTACACCTGGCTGTGTCACCTGTGGCTGGGCATCACCGACGGCGCTGCCGCTGCGGGCGGCTGGATCGCCGTAACCGGCCAGTGGGACTGGGGCGCGGTGATGCTGTGGCTGGTGGTGATCTTCTGGATGGTGGGCCTGGACGTGATCTACGCCACGCAGGACTACGACTTCGACCGCAGGACCGGCGTTCACAGCATTCCGGCCCGCTTCGGCATCGCGCGGTCCTTGCAGATCGCGGCCGCCGCGCACGCCCTGACCTTCGCGCTATTGATCGCAACAGCCGTGGTGGTCGGAGCCTCGTGGGCCTTTTATCTCGCCGCGCTGGTGATGGGCAGCATTTTGCTGTACGAACATCGCCTGGTGAGGCCCAACGACCTCACCCGCGTCAACATCGCCTTTTTCGACGCCAACGGCTGGCTCGCACTCACCATGCTGGTCGGCACGGTCGTCGACGTGTGGATTCGCAGCAGCTAAGCCGCGTTCTCCGGCGGTCCTGACCCGAGCGGGTCAGGACCGCCCTGTTTTTCCCGGCGCAACCCGGGCCACGTTCAGGTCTCGCGGCACACGTCGCCGAAGCGGCAGCTCCGACAGTGAAAGCCGGGAACCGGGCTGTAATCGCCCGCCTCGAGGGCCGCGCGCAGGCCCGAGAGTTCCTCGCGGGCCCGCTCGAGGTCCCCGGCGGTAAAGTGCAGCGGCTCGCGCTCGCCCTGCAGGTCCCAGGCGTAAAAATCGAGCTTCAGGCCGCGGTGCTCGTCCGAGGCGCGCAGCTGCGCGGCCAGCCACATCGACTCGCGGTGGTCGCGCAGCTGCTTCACGCCGGTCCCGATCAGGTACACCTCGAGGGTCTCGAGGCGGCCGCGCCGCAGCAGGCGGTGCGCGTGCGGCCGGAACAGCATTTCGCCCAGGGGCAGCACGCCTAAGATCACCAGCCCCTCGAGGTCCGGGCGCGGCGGCAGGTCGCGGCGGACGGCGCGCAGGACCCGCTCGCGGAACCCCGGAGCCCAGGCCGGGTCGGTCTGGGCGGGCAGCTCCTGCTGGGACCATGCGGCCTGCCGGGCTTTGCGGCGTGCGGCCTCGCGGTCGCGCGCCGCGTATACCGGACGCGTCTCGGCCGGGCGCACTCGGCCCTCGAGGTAGCCCCGCAGGCGGCAGGGCGCGTAGCGCGCCAGTTCCCAGGCCCGGCGCTCACGCAGCGCCTCGAGCCGACGGTAGCGCGGCGGGGTCTCGGGCGGCGGGGGGCGCAGCCGGGCCAGTTCGAGCGGGGAAGCGGTCGTAGCCGCACCCGGGCGCGGCTCGGCCTCGAGGGCCTCCAGCAGGCGGTGCGCTCTGCGTTCGCCGCCGCGCTCCGAGCGCGCGTAGCTGACCGCGACCTCGGGAGCGCGCCACAGCGCGTCGTAGAGCACGCTGGAGGCGAGGCCGCGCATGCGCCGCTCGAGGCCGAGCAACGTCCGGTCCTCTTCGCTGTAAAAGAACTCCTCGCTCTCGTCGAGGGTGTAACGGCCCTCCTGAGCCCCTAACAGCCAGGTGCGCGCGAAGCGGCGGCCGCTG
The nucleotide sequence above comes from Deinobacterium chartae. Encoded proteins:
- the mqnP gene encoding menaquinone biosynthesis prenyltransferase MqnP — protein: MAALAPRLKTYLDLVKFEHTVFALPFAYAGMLLAGPGWPGFMVFFWITLAMASARTAAMAANRLIDARIDAANPRTAGREIPSGKVKPAQAVLLTVISLAVLTLSAAQLNPLALKLLPIAVVFLILYPYTKRYTWLCHLWLGITDGAAAAGGWIAVTGQWDWGAVMLWLVVIFWMVGLDVIYATQDYDFDRRTGVHSIPARFGIARSLQIAAAAHALTFALLIATAVVVGASWAFYLAALVMGSILLYEHRLVRPNDLTRVNIAFFDANGWLALTMLVGTVVDVWIRSS